Proteins found in one Solitalea lacus genomic segment:
- a CDS encoding SusC/RagA family TonB-linked outer membrane protein, whose amino-acid sequence MKKKFTKFLVLLFSLLTLTTYAQQKKITGTVLSKDDGLPLPGVSVVVKGSSLGTQTNVDGKYSIAVPEKATLIFNYIGFKTKEVAVGSSVTINISLDSDTKQLGEVVVTGAYGIQSSSRTSASNAQVVTSKQLNTIRTPSMDNALAGKVAGLQVRSQSAAALGRQTDIRLRGATGFGTGNGALYVVDGTILPTVDDINMDDVDNVSVLQGPAASALFGSQGANGAIVITMKKGKTTDGFGVTLNTGVMIENVNRMPNYQNSYAGGSSSDLMKYTWKDGDPAEWKALDGKYYHDYSDDASWGPRMVGQEYIPWYAWYGGHSRSFQTAKLTAQPNNAREFFNTGVGYNSSISFSKATENLNFKFTYGNQNTNGLLPSSGLKKNSINLISSYKISKDLDISANITYVNRGLNGEIVDDYSNQSSGSFNQWFHRDLDMGIMKELRNLRTPEGIYASWNHSNPSGFDPTNTRNFYAGNYWYNFYTWFDLININNQRDRLFGNVALTYNITKDLKVSATYRKQQNTTFLEQKYSSRLNESGLQTTGNSPEAKGYYETFNSYSNRRNIEFLASYTKEVVKDIKVDANVGTDFFRLVSKSNGASTNNGLSLPDLFTVQNSVDPATMTNGRVEEKYRAVFGRANIGYKNFLSAEVTLRNDWYSTLPTSNNSVLSKGFGGSFIFSELLPQKTFSWLSFGKLRASWGEIPKALGTDNDNFGAYRYPGMTYGVGQFKWGSNMLMGTPDVLVDPNIHGSVVTQREIGLDLRFMNDRFGVSATYWDGNERDFPYELSVNGASGYTKLLTNIGKISKQGMEFQLSATPIRSDKFKWDLTAAWSPLIKNDVDELSKEYQVSQTASVGQVYGSTTGMPYMIHEEGKRWGQLFGNGIKRNANGVPILNDEGMYLNDPKVYFGSVLPTSTGGLQNSFTILRDFTVRANIDYQIGGKFVSLSNMWGSYSGLTARTATVNDKGNPIRDAVADGGGVHVFGVDATDKPVDYYVEAQDYFHQSWGTKVFDEYVYDLTFVKLREVSVGYEIPVRKLKLGSYIKNANFSVVAKNPVLIYSKNRDFDPSEIDAVYGETGQLPGTRGFGFNLRIGF is encoded by the coding sequence ATGAAGAAGAAGTTTACAAAATTTTTAGTGCTCCTTTTTTCGCTGCTTACGCTCACCACGTATGCCCAGCAAAAAAAGATTACGGGTACTGTATTATCAAAAGATGACGGATTGCCGCTGCCCGGTGTAAGTGTTGTGGTAAAAGGTTCGTCATTAGGAACACAAACAAATGTTGATGGAAAGTATTCCATAGCAGTTCCTGAAAAAGCAACCTTGATTTTTAACTACATTGGTTTTAAAACAAAGGAGGTTGCTGTAGGTTCATCGGTAACTATTAACATCAGCCTTGACTCTGACACAAAACAATTGGGTGAAGTTGTGGTGACTGGGGCTTACGGAATTCAAAGTTCATCTCGTACCAGTGCAAGTAATGCTCAAGTAGTTACTTCGAAACAGCTGAACACCATTCGTACTCCTAGTATGGACAATGCCTTAGCAGGTAAAGTTGCTGGTTTACAGGTACGTAGCCAGTCAGCCGCAGCACTTGGTAGACAAACTGATATTCGTTTACGCGGTGCTACAGGTTTTGGCACCGGAAACGGAGCCTTATATGTTGTTGATGGAACAATTCTTCCTACAGTAGACGATATTAACATGGACGATGTTGATAACGTTTCAGTTTTGCAAGGTCCTGCTGCTTCAGCTTTATTTGGTTCTCAAGGAGCCAATGGAGCTATTGTAATTACCATGAAAAAAGGTAAGACTACGGATGGCTTTGGTGTTACTTTAAACACCGGAGTTATGATTGAAAACGTAAACAGAATGCCTAACTACCAAAACTCTTATGCAGGTGGTTCTTCAAGTGATTTGATGAAATATACTTGGAAAGATGGTGATCCAGCTGAGTGGAAAGCCTTGGATGGTAAATATTATCATGACTATAGTGATGACGCCAGCTGGGGACCTCGCATGGTTGGACAAGAATATATTCCATGGTACGCTTGGTACGGCGGTCATAGCAGATCATTTCAAACAGCAAAATTGACGGCTCAGCCTAACAATGCCAGAGAATTTTTTAATACCGGTGTTGGATATAACAGTTCAATAAGCTTTAGCAAGGCAACTGAAAACCTTAATTTTAAATTTACTTATGGTAACCAGAATACAAATGGTTTATTGCCTTCCTCAGGATTAAAGAAAAATTCAATCAATTTAATTTCTTCATATAAAATTTCTAAGGATTTAGATATCTCTGCTAATATCACTTATGTAAACAGAGGTTTAAATGGTGAGATTGTGGATGATTATTCTAACCAAAGTTCTGGATCATTTAACCAATGGTTCCATCGTGACTTGGATATGGGTATCATGAAGGAGCTTCGCAATTTAAGAACTCCTGAGGGAATTTACGCAAGCTGGAACCACTCTAACCCTTCAGGTTTTGATCCAACCAACACCAGAAACTTTTATGCCGGTAACTACTGGTATAACTTCTACACTTGGTTTGATTTAATTAATATTAATAACCAACGCGATCGTTTATTTGGTAATGTGGCATTAACTTACAACATCACTAAAGATTTAAAAGTAAGTGCTACTTATCGTAAACAGCAAAACACCACCTTCCTTGAGCAAAAATATAGTTCAAGATTGAATGAAAGTGGTTTACAAACAACAGGTAACTCTCCTGAGGCAAAAGGTTATTATGAAACATTTAACTCTTACTCTAACAGAAGAAACATTGAGTTTTTAGCTTCATATACTAAAGAAGTTGTTAAGGATATTAAAGTTGATGCCAATGTTGGTACGGACTTCTTTAGATTAGTAAGTAAAAGTAATGGTGCTTCAACCAACAATGGATTAAGTTTGCCGGATTTATTTACTGTACAAAACTCTGTAGACCCTGCAACCATGACTAATGGTCGTGTTGAGGAGAAATACAGAGCTGTGTTCGGTAGAGCAAATATTGGCTATAAGAACTTTTTGAGTGCTGAAGTAACTTTACGCAATGACTGGTATTCTACCTTGCCAACTTCTAATAACTCTGTATTATCTAAAGGTTTTGGAGGTTCATTCATTTTTAGCGAGTTGTTGCCTCAAAAAACATTCTCTTGGTTAAGCTTTGGTAAATTAAGGGCATCATGGGGTGAAATTCCTAAAGCTTTAGGTACTGACAATGACAACTTTGGAGCGTACCGTTACCCTGGTATGACTTACGGTGTGGGTCAATTCAAATGGGGTAGCAATATGTTGATGGGAACACCTGATGTTTTGGTTGATCCAAATATTCATGGGTCAGTGGTAACTCAGCGCGAAATCGGTCTTGATTTGCGATTTATGAATGACCGTTTTGGAGTTTCAGCTACTTATTGGGATGGTAACGAGCGTGATTTCCCTTACGAACTTTCAGTTAATGGTGCAAGTGGATATACCAAATTGTTAACCAATATCGGTAAAATAAGTAAGCAAGGTATGGAGTTCCAGCTATCTGCAACTCCTATTAGGTCAGATAAATTCAAATGGGATTTAACTGCAGCTTGGTCACCATTGATTAAAAATGATGTGGATGAGCTGAGTAAAGAATACCAGGTTTCTCAAACTGCATCTGTAGGTCAGGTATATGGCAGCACAACTGGTATGCCTTATATGATTCATGAGGAAGGCAAGCGTTGGGGCCAACTTTTTGGTAATGGTATTAAAAGAAATGCTAATGGTGTTCCAATCTTAAATGATGAAGGAATGTATTTAAATGATCCTAAGGTTTATTTCGGTAGTGTGTTGCCAACAAGTACTGGAGGTCTTCAAAATAGCTTTACCATTCTTAGAGATTTCACTGTTAGAGCAAATATCGATTATCAAATCGGAGGTAAATTCGTGTCCTTGTCAAACATGTGGGGTTCATATAGTGGTTTAACTGCTCGTACTGCCACTGTAAACGATAAAGGTAATCCAATTCGTGATGCAGTTGCTGATGGCGGTGGTGTGCACGTGTTTGGTGTTGATGCTACCGATAAACCTGTTGATTATTATGTGGAAGCACAAGACTATTTCCACCAATCATGGGGAACCAAAGTATTTGATGAATATGTGTATGATTTAACCTTTGTTAAACTACGCGAAGTTTCAGTCGGATACGAAATTCCAGTTAGAAAATTAAAATTAGGAAGTTATATCAAAAACGCGAATTTCTCGGTAGTTGCCAAAAACCCTGTATTGATTTATTCAAAAAATCGTGACTTCGATCCATCTGAAATTGATGCAGTATATGGCGAAACCGGACAGTTACCGGGTACTCGTGGTTTCGGTTTTAACTTGAGAATTGGATTCTAA